In Cucurbita pepo subsp. pepo cultivar mu-cu-16 chromosome LG10, ASM280686v2, whole genome shotgun sequence, the DNA window ataatcccaaacatttgagtggaattttgagtgtcaaaatttggtgaactcaaatttgcatgaacatgcaaacatgactctttaaatagagtgatcatggtacatggaaggtcttcttcttcttggtgaaaaaccttgagaaaaacctctcacaaacactctcttcatatatacaaaatccctcccaaatttagtcactcaccggattccatcCGTTCTAAGgtcggaggatagtggagaagacactagtggtggtttgaaaccggttcgtgaggaaaaagaagtttgaactacaaaagtgactcaccggattccacaatcccgttcgaAGGctggagaatagtggagaagacactagtggtggttagaaaccggttcgtgaggaaaaagaagtttgaactacaaaaggttagtattcaaactcattaagttttaatatttatgaacatgctagttatttactataattgatgttctaaaagtgcctaagatccaaattgcttccgcatgtgttatattaacatcATCAGAGGAACCACTCTCCACTCTCGGTCAGTTACCCGACACCTCCGAATTTCGATCTCTTGGAGAGTGCAttcttccccaaaatgtctcacaccaatggagagtgTATTCTTTGATAAATTAACCGATGTCATCCAACActtcccctcgaacaaagtacgctcgacttctttttttacccatgaccattccctaaattaaccgatgtgggacactttcatccaacacctcccctcgaacaaactcgaacaaagtacatctcCCCTCAATCAAGGTtcccaacacctcccctcgaacaaactcgaacaaagtacatctcCCCTCAATCAAGGTTCGACttttttggagtcctttgttcgacattcgagaatttaccaatctattggcacgactaagtttagggcgaacacgactctccacaatgtatgatattgtccactttgagcataagctctcatggctttgatctgagcttccccaaaaggcctcacacaAATGGATAgtatattctttgattataaacccatgaccattccctaaattaagcgatgtgggacactttcatccaacaattccttcatcaaagttactcatcttcttcctctgaagctaaaggaatccttaatttgaaggaaaagaggtCGTGGATAGGTATTCGACACTTACCCCCAATTTGAACCCGAAAcggattttcttcaattcgGAACGTTCCtgaggttatttctcttcgtagtcttctatggaaacatTCCTTGGAGGTGGAGAAACTTATTGGGATAATCCTTGATCGGCGAATTCTTGTGTATCCTTCGATTGGAATTTAGAGTTTTCCTTGAAGTTCTTCAATGACGTATTGGATTGGGGGAATGGTTTCTAGGCACTTTCAGTACTCTATTCCTCCATAGAatttgtgggtaatcttgtttagaagctataggaacaagtttgaaaggaaatggtggagaattgctctcgaatttagaagaaacccgagagtaggagacccaaaatctaaacactTATTGCCAACGACGGGGAGCTCGACCTTGttcgattcttgttccatacGATTGCCCCAACTTTAGAATTTATAGGGTAATTTAAACCGACATTTGGAGCTCCAGAATCGTCTTGAATTTCGGTTggattttcttaaaaatctGTCGGAAATATCTACTCCGATCAGAGCCTCACCGACCTTGGTTTTGAATCAtagccgttggatgtgatgatccGTGAGTTTTCTAGAATATATCCAAGTTTGGAGGCGATCCAACGGCTGAGAGTCGAGATTCGAAGAATTTTGTGCATAAGGCACTGTGAAGGCTCTAATTCTTGAACATAATGGCAAATCCGTAATTATCCTTAACGTCAAGGGTATCTTGGTAATTTGCCACTTtctgaatattttaatattattttcttgaaaaatccataattttcctaaaaattcttcatccttgttggtcatttttctcttcttgaacatcttgaaattccatctagataaggaattaaaaatccaTAAAGGTCCTtgataattggaaaaatgacattttcgTCCTTTTCGCTTACGCTTTCATTCCCAATCCTTCTCCAAAGGTCTTGAGTCCTTACGATTACTTCTTATGGTATAGAAATGGCTTACTAAGACCCGTTTCCTTGCTTAATCCTCATAATTTCCTTCCTTGAATCCTTTGGGTCTTGCATAGGTGGCTTTCCTCCatttttggggtgttacaaGCATATAGTAAGAATCATTTCGTTCTTCCTCTCATTCATGTCTTAGTACATAAATGTGCCATGTAGGCATAATACTCATCATGAATTTCATCTTGCATCATCATTGGTACACGATAATTGTAAggatccaaaaaaaaaaaatgaggtcGCCGGAAAAAGGTGCCGAGAATTTTGACTACTCTCTAGAATTCTCGCACCCTCACCCTACACGTTTCCCCGATGCCAAAAATACACCAATGCCTGCAGCCACACCTCACAGTATCCACCtgcaaagaaaaataacatgaTAAAGAGGGAAAAcgagggagaagaagaagagattgTTGAGTTACCTCATGACGAGCACGACGCCGACAACCACCCCATCGAGACTCATTACGCTGTATAGTGTAGATAACATCATGGAATAAATGATTACCAAGCTAGGGAACACCATGATGCACACAAATGATTACTATCGAACGGTGTATTAGCTTTGCTGGCCAAGAGAATGAACTGATAATCAGTTCCACTCTTTGTGTGCAGGATCGAACCTTAGTAATCAGTTCCACTCTTTGTGTGCCGAATCGAACCTTAGTAGGTaaagagggagagggaggggtttgaaagagaaagagaatgaatgGGGAGGGAGACCAATGGACACGGAGTCGGCCGTGagagatggaaaaaaaatctaggGTTTTCTCATGTGAGGGTGTCAGGTAAAGAAGATATAACTCGTTGATTCAGATTTAGGTCGGCCAACCCGTCTGCATAGTCAGATCGTCCCCATATACATCAGGATGCTTCCCCATTTATGATAATGAGTACGGACATGTACTTATGACACATATCGTTCTTGAGAAACAAGCTGACTAAGACTAACAACTATAGTAGAATTGTTAGCCTTATCAACTTGTGAAGTAAGATtagaaaaatagttattattttgtttaggaGAAATGTTCGTAGTTTTTAACTTGTGAAAGTTTTGGAAATCTGTTAGTGTTTTCTCTTCATAAATTGTCTTCCATGTATGTTttattaacaataataaaaagtatagTGATTAATGTTCTTCCATTCAAAGAAATTTTTCCCTCCAATTGTTTTTTCACTTCATTTAATTGTTCTTATACTCCGTTGAACGCAAGTGTACATACAAACACAATTTATATGgtacttcaaatttttcaaGGTCGATTTCCATAGAAACTTGGTGAAATATTGACTAATTACTTTAGATTATTTACACAACACGTGACCCACGATAGAAACTAGGGTTTtcttaagaagaaaaaaaacttatttcaaTTACGATATTTGCTTTTGATGATGCtttgcttaaaataattttaaaataattttatgttaggtgacgttataaaaaatttctcagAAACATGTGGGTGAGGACAAAGTATACTGAATGACCCGTGGTTGACttgtggggatagtcttcactcttaaaaacGAGAATGACCCATGTTGATTTGGGGGGataatcttcactcttaaaagtAAGAAGTAACTAATATAATCATGTTGTAGGGAATAGTAGGGCTAGTAACAAGTCAGGATTCTAAgatgaacttaaaaaaacgAGCATAAATCAAAATCTTTTACTActacaacaaacaaacaaaacaaaaacaaNaaaaaaaaaaaaaaaaaaaaaaaaggcaagaAACAtgcaaatttattgttatagAAGAGATATAACACACAAGGATATTACACATAGAAATGAGATTGAAAcctaaagaaaaacaaacatagCTGAACAAATAAAAGAGCTTATTATCACGTGATGCCCTCCAATCCTATCTCGTAAGTGAACTCAAACAACGTATATAGACATGACCTAAAGTTCAAATAACATcgagaatataaatatatgatagTTTAACTCGATGCTCCTAGCTTTCTCAAATGCTTGTCCATACGTATTTCTGCTTCACCAGTAATGTTAGAAGCATATGCAACGAGGCAATCCTTCATATCGCCCGACTCGTTATTCCGTTGGCAATAAAATTTACCTACACACAAGGCAACCAATTCCttgttttcctttgtttttgtcCTTTTAATGTGAAATAAAGAGTTGTAATCACCGGATAGATGATCGGTTGAACAATCAGCAAGAATCACTTTAGAATCATGCCTCCACAATAAACCATTAGATTTTGATTGAATGTAAATACCATGGTCTGTGTGGTGGCATTCAAACCATACTGTTAAGCGCTGATTATCATCAGCTGAGAACTTTAGATATGCGATGCCATCAATTGGATCAACTTGAAGGTATTTTCCATTGTCACCCTTGAACGCAACTATTGTTGGTTCTTTCGAGCTAGCCACATCCCATAATTTGAACAATTCGAACACATCTGATTCAAGTTGAGCCGATGGATCGAGTCCATTtccaaaaatggaaagaagggATTGAGAGTAGGTCTCCGATACGGAAACGTTCATATTAAGATTGACATGGCGGAGTTGTACTTGATCACGATCCGAATCGATAAAAATCCATTTAAATAGAGTGCATGTGAGACTAGACTGATCTTCATTTGGCTCATCGGCTTCGGCAACGATCCAATGCTCGTCGTGCTCGTTGTTACTTAATCGACAAACCCAATACTTGTTGTTGAAAACCGATCTTATACTAAAGAGTTGTTCAGCTGTCTTGGCCATCTCGACTTCGAATAAGGAATACGTCGATGGCGGGTAGTCTCCTGAGAATTGGAGGAAGCCATGTAGCTCGGAGTTGTCATTAATGTAGGACAAGTATTTTTCGTTGTATTTAAGGCTGAATGGACCAGATATTGCCATGTTTTTTGACTTTCACACAACTGAACTGCTTTTCACTTTTTGCTTGTACATTACCCACATGATCAAACCCTATTTATAAGAGAAAACAAGAGCAAacataatgaatttaatttcaaattgttCTTCACGTGGTcgggtttttttaattttatttgaagaatCTTCATCAATTACATAATCCATTtctgtttttaatattttttaagatcaATTTAGTAAACGTTGAAGTCGGCTACTCACAAACTTACATAACATCATCTTTTGTAAGTttgcataaattttttaaagaaaatattttggcCAATTAATGGAGGAATTTGAAGATAgcaaaaatttcaagttttttttttttttttctaaattaatgtTACAACCCGATCTTCGAGGCTTCGAATTTTAGACCGTgacaaaaagaaatgaaagtagaaacaaataaaataaataaaaaatacggtaaaattttattacaaataattgaaactcAATACAATTGGTATTGTATATGTTTATTACAGACAGGGAATGAGTTCGAGATACAATTTCAAAGAATATGTAAATACCCAAAATATACTGACTGGACTGACGTTCTGGGATGACCCTCTTTGTGACCACATAGCACCCGAATGCTCTCCCATCTCAACTGACATTGAGCGTATATCTTAAAAGTAAATGTAGAAAGGGATGAGTGTAAAATATTCCGTAGGTAACCTACTTGTAGGATCTCATCGCATCTAATTCCTTGTAGATTACCACAGATTTTTCTCTAGACTTTAGGAAATTCATGTCTATTTCTATAGTTATTTGAGCTATAGGGAAGGCCTCGAAGTTTCAAACGGTTCTCGTACTTGTCACAAATCCTATTGGAGTTTGGAAGCTATTCATCGAGTTTTAGTACTGCGGATTTACTGGACGGCGTATCCCATCTCGGAgtgaacttttattttctcatacTTAGTAATCTTGTATAGCCATAGCAGCCAATGACGGATATTCTAGGTTGAGGTGTGACTTTATCATATTGCATAGGACAGTATGTTGTCTTGTCTGAACATATCTATGTAAGTTTAACTGATGACTCTTCCACAAAAAATATCACACTCAATACCTGAGGGAGCAACCCCGAACACCTGCTAGCTACTAAGTCTACTCAGGTGGTCCCTTGACCCCTCTCAGACGGGTTTACTATTTAGTCTCTCGTCCTCGATTGAAAATAAGTAAAcatctgaaaaagaaatgtagaaagggatgagtataaaaatactcaataagcagTCTACTTGTAAGTTGTCGTCATATCTAATTCCTAATAGGCTACCACGGGCTTTTCTCCAAACTTTAGGAAGTTCAGACCTAATTTTATAGCTATTTGAACTTCTCGGAAGGACTCAAAGTTTCGAGCGATTCTGATACTTGTCACAGACACTATCAAGACTTGGAAGTTGTTCATCGAGTTCTAACACCGTACAAGCTCTTTcctaattcattttttaatttggggATGGTTTGTAGTATAGgtggaaaattaaaatgtaatccaaaattattgcatggaaattagaaaaaaaaaattaaaagttgttttcacttatatatttttcacacGGCAAGAAATCATATGCATGTGGTAACCATCACaatgtatttattaaatttgtaatgattTGAAGTTTACATTAAACGacataatttcattattttgagtatagaaaattaaaattttgtatttgttcattaattaatattttaagtctCCACATGATAAGTTGAGTAATTGTACAAATCATACTCTATTTGTTTAACTTGAATCGatttgaagtttaaattaaattataattgcacatatttttttcaatatgaataacgtatttattaatataaatgagaaatttataaaaaataagttatatGTACCTaccatatttaattaatttatgcaTGTTGTAGCTTAAAAAAGACACAACTTTTGTTtccttaattttcataatggtcgtttttgttttaaggTTGTTTCAATAATTGTCCTTTAGGTTGACAAGGTTGTAAGAGGGGTGTGATATAGCTATGGGGTTAACAAGGTTGAGAAGGGAAAGAGGGCATATGCTCATTTCGATTGTTTATTTGGTTTACGATCATGTATGTTCATTTAATTTGTGGGGTTGGATCTCTTAGGGACCAGTCCCGAATGAACCAAAGAATTCTCGTTTAGACGAagaatggaggaagaagagggaaCAGGAAGAGATTTCTCTCTGTTAGATAAATAGAGTCTGAGactgaatattatattatctcTCCGTTCTTGCTCAATTTCTCACCCATAAAAACTTTACTCGTCAACTAACTTTTAATCGTAAACCTAACTCGATTGTTGATGgtttcaataattatagaacTGGTTTATGATCTAGGGCTATACTCTAGGGGGATTATTAGGGAATTTTCTAGTTAATTTTCCCTTAATAAACCTTTCACAAGCAGCAGGGGTCAACAGTAGTACCTTGAGAGTTAACTGAACTTTATTCATGCACGTGATTATTTATGTGATTATACGGAGATGATTAGAGGTTCACCAAGTAGCCCCTAACCGTAAACCATCGATTGTAAGAGGTTCAAATAACTATAGAACTGGCTTAAGATTTATGATTATACTCTGGGGATTATCAAGAAATTTGGGGTTTAGTTTCCTTATAGTGAACCTGTCATGAGCGTTAAGTTTCCTCGAGGTCTACACTAGTATCTTGAGTGTTGGCTGAACTTTAGAGTGCATGAATCTAATGAGAACATATGACTCGTGTCGAGATCGTTCATCAAGAGCCTATCTTACaattatgatgtttttaattttgagactaccatttgtaatatttaaGCTAAAGACTATACTGATTTTTTTGGAATCTAGATTTGATGAAACAGTTTATAAGaatgaatattgttttttttttttttttatggacaatataagtttttttagtatcgttttttcaattttacgtttactaagaaaatttataagaaGTTGTCTAGTGTCACAATCATTCTTATTCATGGCGTGTTGTCTATGGTTGCATGTTGAATGTCTCAATCATGCTTGTCTAaaacgtgttgtccatggttgcATGCTCGTTCCGAACcccttttatttgttttcatgtGTCTAGGTATTTACTATTCATATCATGTCAATATGGAGGTATATGagcgttcaccaaaatcatgtctacacttgtcagggctaaaatgccccaacACGTGTTATATGCTACCAAAGTTGTGGTCATTGTTTATTCGCTTTTAGCCTATAACAttactttctttcaaattgtgTTCAATGCATTTTCTTGCTCagattttctaaaatatttatctcaAACTTGACCTAGGGCTCGATCATACATCAAAGTTATTCACAAAGTTTGAAGTTCACATAGTTAACTTATTCGGTGAGTTATAACAAGTGTCACACGATCACTATCCCGCTGTCATAAGAGTCCGATTGTGACATCTAGCATATCATTTCTCCAAAACAAACATATTTAACATAGGAGAGCTTTTGTGGAAGTCAAACATTATTGGTATATGTGATAACTATCAATACTTTTTAATCTTCTGAAAGAAAATTGTATATTTTCAAGATCCCTCTCATTCGATGTCATTGCAATTCATTCATATGTCTCTCTTCTACTCGAACATCGATCTCATGACAACTTTtgcctttcttcattttcaaaccAAATCTTATTAGAAGAAATTccactttgataccatttgtaacgtcTTAGCCCCAAACCTTAAAATGAGACTCCCAACCTAGATTTGGTACCTAACAACCTCGGCATTCCCTCGATTATCATGCGATCTATTCACGCTACCCGTTTGTCTTGAACTAGGCTACCAAAAAGGAATGTGTCGTATTGTTAGTCACTAATAATTATCAATTATATTAAGCCTTTATCAACTATACTTGCATATACGTTTAGAATATCTCTCATTCGAATACGAtatcagttcattcatataccttCGTATCCAGGTAtcccatttaaaatttaaaaggcaTCTAATAAATCTATGCCTTTGACCTcaacattattaaaagtttatgaaacttatgaaattgaaatttttatgtcATAATAGacacataattttaattccGATGGAGGAATTAACCGTATAGAATTATTAGGAACCTAttatatacaaattaaaaattcatagatCTTTTTAACGTGTTTAAAGTGTATAatctattaaacataaaattgaaagttccgAAATCTATtagacattttaaaagtttagaaacttATTAGACAGGTAAGCTTAtcatttaacataaaaaattatttcattttgaaatgcaattaataatatttttcattatttaattgaaaagataaaataccctatcataaataaagaaattaaattaggtacaataaatatatcattttaaacaatgtgaaaatattataagaaacaaagacaaatatttcattttcatccataattaaaatatacttcaccatctaattaaaatggtattgaattaaataactaaattatgATAGATACAAACATATAGCTtgagttttaaaaaagaatattttgttctcaacTTTAGTACGCAactatttagtatttttaaacgtttaattttaaaacgattTCGAGCATGTGATAATTTAGTTCAAGTaggataaaatttataaatatttagttttgtCGTaagaatatcattttttaatgaattttcttgcctacgtagattaatttattaaacgttaaatataaaatacaacTCTTGAATTTGGGATAGGTCTTAATTATAGTTTTAGaccttgaaatttttttattttagtttttgaactttgaaattgttaaaaaaaagacTGAGAAGagattttctaataaaataaggATGAAAATTAGTGACAATAAAGGACTCATGTCCAAGATTCAGATCAgcatttgaaatttgaattcggCATCTGATGGCCTAGGCTTTCTCCAACATTGCCGACATGGTCATTTACTTACTCCTCACTTTTaaaagtgaagactatccccacaaaTCAACATAACTTTTTCTaatatgttttgtcctcactcacatgcattttttaagaaaattcttaaaaGGTCACCGAACATAGAAATGCCAAACAAAGTAACTAATTGAACCATGGAAAAGGAAGGTGCAATATTGTTGAATATGAAGCCTGATGCCTATTTATAGTAAAGATCGAGTAGAAATATGCTTGGTAGATATTTAGATGtaatagagatatatatatagtagatattTGGTCAATAtttggtagagatatatatgataGTGAAATCTGTTAAACctatatttagtaaactgaaaccatatatataccgtTAGTCCGTGGTACTTTTTCATTCTATGTATTTGTACatagtcatcaataaaaccatTAGCCTATattccttcttcaattttctctctcatattctttctgttcttcttAACACCTGTTATCAGAGCAAGGCGAGATTCACCACGATCTATGAAGatggaaatttcaaagattggacttgaaaagtttgatggatccgatttcagtttctagaagatgcagattgaagattgtCTGTACCAAAAAGATCATTACGGAACCCTTTAGGGGTGAAGTCGGAGACCATAACCACAGAGTAGtgaaagctcaaggatcgtcaGGCCTTAGGGTTGATCCGGTTGACATTGTCTAGAAACGTGGAGTTTAACATCCTCAAgaagaagacaacgtcagatctgttGAAGGTGTTGttgaatatgtacgaaaaatcgTCGattatgaacaaggtgtattcgATGCAGAGGTTGctcaatctacaaatgtctgaaggtgAATCTGTTTCTagtcatataaatgaattcaatatgattgtaagCCAATtgagttcggtggaaattaatttcaaggatgaaattaaagcatagattttgatgtcatctttactcgagtcgtgggatactgttgttgccggaAGCAGCAGTTCACGAGGATCTAATAAACTAAAGTTcaatgaaattcgagatgtagttctcaggaaaagtattcgcaaacgggaaatCGGAGATTCATCaagcaatgctctcagtgttgatcgaaggggaagaagtgaATCAAAGGGTCCAAACAATGGGTGAATCAAAGGGTCCAAACAATGGgtgatcaaaatcaaagaacggtagaaaatctccaaacaaacaaaatgcaaAAAGTTGGagttgtgaaaaaaaaagtcactTTTGGGCAGATTGTACAAAGCggaagcagaatcataaatcAAAGGATGACGATGATTTGGTAAATTCAACAGTTGGGGACAGTCTGATTGAATCCTatattttggattcaggtgcatcttttcattcgtcttcAAATAAGGAactgtttcgaaatttcaagtctggaaattTCAGGAAGGTGTGTTTGCTagaaacaaagatttggagattgaaggaaaggggATGTCTATGTAAaaactccagcaggaaatcagtggacattaaaggatgtcagatatattcctagtctcaagaaaacctgatctctattggttagttggatagcacaggttatgcaataaagtttgggaagagttcgtggaaaattgtgaagggtgctatggtggtagcacgtggcacaaaataTGGAACCTTAAAACCGactgcagggtgtatgaacattgGTGCTGtggctgagagtgcttcaaattcaagtctatggcataatagacttggacatatgagcgttaaaggaatgaagatggtAGCTGTGGAAGGAGTTttggaaggtctgaaatctgttgatacgagtccttgtgagaactgcgttatgagcaaacataaacgagttagcttcacaaaaactatcagagaatgaagaaaagtacctaaacaacgaagcaagtgggactTGAGAttgagttgctgaaagattcacctagtgatgttgtagcagagaAACTCCCGAGACTGTTGCTGAGGAAACAGAGGTGAAGAAAATGGGagttaggttgagttgctaaaagattcacctagtgatgttgtagcggatactcaagaaactcctgagactgaTGTTAAGGAACCAGGAGTAGAACAAGTGACAGTTGAGCAGGTGTTGAAAAGATCATCCAGAgctatcagagtaccagatagGTATGTACCTTCTTTACACTATCGGTTGGTGGCTGATGAAGGGAAACAAGAGCCCTTGATGAGGTCCTACacttggaggatacaaccaagtgggagcacGCCATAGATGATGGGATGTCTaggcttcagaaatgcgttaCTTTTTCATCTGTTGAGGCTAAGTACGTGACAATAGCTGAagttggaaaggagatgatatggatgacagactatctagaagaattaggcaagaAGCAGCGTGAGAAGATTCTTCAGTTAGATAGCTAGAGTGTCATGCACTTGGTGAGGAACCtggtctatcattcaaagacaaaacacagaaggcgataccatttcactcggaggttagtgaaagatggtgatgtgtttg includes these proteins:
- the LOC111803770 gene encoding uncharacterized protein LOC111803770, whose amino-acid sequence is MAISGPFSLKYNEKYLSYINDNSELHGFLQFSGDYPPSTYSLFEVEMAKTAEQLFSIRSVFNNKYWVCRLSNNEHDEHWIVAEADEPNEDQSSLTCTLFKWIFIDSDRDQVQLRHVNLNMNVSVSETYSQSLLSIFGNGLDPSAQLESDVFELFKLWDVASSKEPTIVAFKGDNGKYLQVDPIDGIAYLKFSADDNQRLTVWFECHHTDHGIYIQSKSNGLLWRHDSKVILADCSTDHLSGDYNSLFHIKRTKTKENKELVALCVGKFYCQRNNESGDMKDCLVAYASNITGEAEIRMDKHLRKLGASS